The bacterium genomic interval CCGAATGAAATAAAGATAAAATATCTTGTAAAGAATGGCAAACTTAATGCTTCGCAGGAATTCAGCAAGAACTCAATAATTTATAACTGGTCTCAAAAAGACATTGCGAAAATACTGCCGGAACCGCTTATGCCAGATTTATCGCAGGTAGCCACAACGCTTATAATTTCCAATATCCCCACGTGGGAGAAAGTTTCGAAGTGGTATTATGATTTATCGGTTCCATCGCTCGGTTTAAACGACGAAATAAAGTCAAAAGTAAAAGAACTTACGGACACGTTAAAAACTCAGGACTTGAAAATACACGCATTATTTGATTTTGTTTCAACGAAAATCCGTTATTTACGTACTGAAGCAGTGAGTATGGATAAAGGGTTTGAGCCTGCTTTAGCGACTCTTACGTTTGAAAGGAAATGGGGAGTGTGCAGGGACAAAGCAGCTTTACTGGTAGCGATGTTAAAAGAGATTGGAGTTGAATCGAACATTGTTCTTTTGAATGTAAGTTACCGTACGGCAAAAGAAATCCCGACATATTTATTTGAGCATGCAATCGTAGCAATACCGAAAGACGGGAAGTATTATTATTTAGACCCGACGGTAGAATACACGATGGATTATTTCCCGGTAATGGAGCAGAACAGGGAAGTATTGGTATGCGATTCCATTGGGAAAGACCTTGGATTCGCACCTTATGAGAATTTAGAAAACAATAAAATGATTACGGACTTAAAAGGAACACTTGATAAAAACGGGGCTCTTAAAGCGCAACTAACAATGTCTGCAAAAGGTTTTATGGATATGGCATTAAGAGGATTGCGTTTCATACCAAAAGAGCAGGTAAAACAGGTATTTGAACAGATGATAAAAGCATATTCTACGCAGGCGCAGTTGGATAGTTTTGACATATCGGAAGCCGAAGATTTATCCGCTCCGATTAAAATAAAATTACTTTATAGCATCCCGGAATATGCTTTGAAGAAAGGGAATGAGTTATATATTGTAAATGCCGGAGCTGCGACTTCCATTGGGGGAGATTTATCGGGAATGGGTTCTCCGTGGGGGCTTGAGCAAAGGAAACACCCGATAGATTTTCGTGTTCCGATAATGGGAAACGGGACACAGACGCTAAGCATTCCGCAAGGCTATAAGGTAAAGAAACCGCGAAAGGGATTTAGTTTTGAAAGCAAATATTTAAGAATAAATTTCACTGAAAAAGTAAGCGGTGGAAAGTTAATAAGCACATCAGAGTTTTGTATATTAGAGCCTTTTATTCCAGTAGAAAAGTATAAGGAGTTGAAGCAGGTTATGACAGATGTGGAGCAGTACGGGAAGCAGGAGATAGTTTTGATAAAGAAGTAAGACAAAAAAAGGGCTAAAGCCCCAGAAACCCTCAGCTAAAGCTGGGTAGAAAAAAAAGAGAAGGAGGGAAAATGGCAGGGATGCAATTTAAGATGGGATTGCTGGTAATTATTTTATTCAGTATTGTTTTTGGGATTGTCTCCTTAGTTGCATACACGATGGGAATAACTTCTTTTTATTTTTATCTTATGATATCCGTTATATTTATGTTAATTCAATACCTCATAAGCCCGAAGCTTGTAGAATGGGGGATGCGAGTAAAATATGTAACTCCGCAAGAGGCGCCGGACTTGCATAGTATGATAACCGAGCTTTCCGCGAGAGCAGGAATTCCAAAGCCGAGAGTCGGCATAGCCCAGATAGCGCTACCAAATGCTTTTGCATTCGGAAGATGGACGAGTGACGGCAGAGTATGTGTTACACAGGGAATAATGAATTTGCTCAGCAAGGACGAACTTCGCGCAGTTCTTGCGCATGAGATATCGCATCTTAAGAACAGGGATGTTTTGACAATTACATTATTATCAGTCATTCCGATAATACTATATCGCATAGCGTGGCATACAATGTTTTTTGGCGGTGGAAGACGAAGCGAGAACAATAACGGAGGAGCGATTGCGCTTGTCGGGTTTATATCGTTTTTGTTTTATTTAATTACTAACCTGCTTGTGCTTTATGCTTCAAGGATTCGCGAATATTTTGCGGATTACGGTTCGGTCAAGCTTGGAAATCGTCCAAGCGCTTTAGCTTCTGCTTTATATAAATTAGTGTATGGGAGTGCGCGCACTTCAAAAGAAGGGATCAAAGAAGTAGAGGGATTGAAGGCGTTTTTCGCAAATGACCCATCGCGCGCGTTTGAAGAGTTTAACGAACTCAAGCAATTGGATTTGGATAAAAGCGGAACTATTGATGAGAGCGAAATGGAAAAACTGAGAAGGGGGAGTATAAAGATAGGTTTTGGGGCAAAAACGATGGAAGTTTTCAGCACGCATCCAAATATGCTGAAGCGGATACAGAAACTGGCGACGTATGAAAGGATAAATTAAAAATCAAATATCAAAAATAAAAAATACAAATGAAAAGATTACAGATTGAAACCACGATATTCCACCCTCCAAACGAACGGCGGGCAGGCACGATTAGCACAAGAAAAGAAAAACAGTGGATTCCCGACACCACCAAGGCGAGATTTACGACTTTCGCCATGCCTACGGCAGGCAGGCAGGGAATGACAAACGGGGGTAAAAGAGGGATAAATTCCGGGGAACCCTCAACTAAAGTTGGGTAGAAGAATGAAAAATAAAGGTTTGAAGGGAATAATTGTTGGAATTTTTCTTGCCGGCATATTATCAGCAGAGCAGACAAAAATTACGATTTCAAATAGTATCGGGGATCAGATATTGCCTACCGTTTGCAAAGGGAAATTATCATATTTAGTTTGTTGGGTGGATAATCGCGCGGGAACAAATATGGATAGAGTTTATGGACAAATAGTATCAGAATATGGGATGCTTGAGGGAACAGAGTTTTTAATAACTTTGACTTCCGGTATTTCCAAGCCTATTATTACTTTCAACCCAACAGATAACAAGTTTTTAGTAACTAGTTTTGAATGGAATAGAGGATTTTTTGTTTCGAACAATGGTTCAATATTGGACAGCACTGATATATGGATGTCAGAGGAGGGAATATATCCTGAAGCTATGTGTTTTGACGGGGACAAATATTTTGCGGCTTTCTACTGCACATACGGAGCAAATAAACATAAGCTTTTAGGAAAGTTTTTTTCAAAGGACGGTAAATCCACAGACGATACTTTAATTACGCTTGACGAAATAAACATTCCAAAGGATATAAGCATTGCTTTTAATAATAACCAATATTTAGTAGTATGGAGCGATGCTTTAGAAGAAAACTATGACATTCGAGCGCAATTGTTATCAAAACAAGGGAAACTACTATCTACCGATTTGTACATATCTTATGAAGAGTGGGATGAGTCTTCCCCGAAAGTAAGTTCTGACGGTACAAATTGGTTCGTGATATGGGAAGGAGACTGCCAGATAAAAGGGAGAATAGTTTCTCAAGCCGGGCAATTAGTGGATGATTCTGCGATCACTTTAATTGAGGATAAAGATTCTTATTTCCCATCCTTAAGTTTTAACGGGGATATGTATATTGTCAGCACGTCAACAATAAATGAATTTAACATTATAATGATTGCACAGTCAGGGAAAATTATCCGCAAGGAATCTTTTTCACAAAACGAACAGGTATACTGGACAGATATTTCTGCGGATAAATTTGGTTATCTTACAGTATTCGGCACAAAAAATACACAGGATTATGATTTATACGGAATGTTCGAAAATACCGGGGTTTATGAATTTCCAGACACGAATATTTTCAGAGTAATTTCCAATCCTTTTGTTGGGTTTTCAAGAGTAAGTGGTTATACGGGAGAATTACAAATTTACGACATTTTAGGCAGAAAAGTGGAAACCATAAACATAACAAATGAATGGACTACTTTTGGGAACAACTTACAAAAAGGAATTTATTTTGCAAAGCCCAGAGATAATTGCGGGATAAAGCCATTTAAGATAGTGAAGATGAGGTAAAAACAGGAGAAAGTAGATAGTAGGCAGTAAGTAGGAGAAAAACCAAAAAATAAAAAAATGAGAAATATAGCAAAATAATCGGGAGGGGAAATGTTAGATGACAAATTATTAGAAATACTTGCTTGTCCTAAATGCAAGGGTGATTTAGAGTATGACAAAAAAAACAATAAACTTTTATGTCATAAATGCAAATTAGGATATAGGGTTGAAGATGATATTCCCATAATGTTGATAGATGAGGCGGAGAAATTAATAGATAGCAAGTAGTATCGAGTAGATAGGGAAAAAAGAGTTAAGCACGTTGAGTAAGCTGGGCAAGTTAAGTAAGGCGAAAAGAGGAAATAGCAAACTAGCAATCTGCCTATCGTAAGCGGGCAAAAAGTCTAATTCGCATAAAGCGAATAAAAACATCTAAAAAACTAAAATATAGTATTTATATAAATTAAAGTTTTTTTTGTTGCAAAGTAAATAAGTAGGTATATAGATATAAGTTGAATGTGGAATTTAATAACAACGCATAAATCGTACAAAAGAACAAGGAGATAAAATGTGGTTATTTCTATTAATATTAACAGGAAACTTGACGACAACAAACCCTGTCCCGACAAAAACAACTCCGCAAGCCAAACAAAGTCAAGGAATTGTACCGCAGCAGAACCAGACAACAGCCAAAGACAAGGATAAAAAGATACAAGGAAATGTGGGGCCCGTAAATGGGACAACAATCTCAAAAAAAACTCAAGAGGATGTAAGTAATTCACCGCGGACAATTGAAGTATTAAATTCGTCTAAAAGCGGAATAGATTTTATATACAACACCGGAGAGATATATGAGACTTCGCCTTACATACTAAACGCGGACGTTCAACCTGAAGCAGGGAAGCCTGCGTTGCCTGTAACATACGTAACCATAGGTATTCCTATTGGTGCTAAAGTAGAAATCCAATTTGAAGAATTAAAGGGAGAGGAAACAAGGAACAAAGAAGTTCCTCCTCTGCAGGATTTCACATCAAAAGAAAAAGACAAGACGCTTTATGCACAGGACATATTCTGGCCATCAAAAGTAGTAGAAATAGCAGAAAGGAACATTTACAGAGGGCAGGAAATAATAAAACTAAGAATAAATCCAATCAGATACAACCCAGTTAGAAAAACCATGGCAATAAACAAGAGTTTAAAAGTGCATCTAAAATTTTCCGGAGGCAGCGGAACTTACAGGCAAGACAAGATATTTGAAAATACATTTAAAGCCGTATTGCTTAACTACGAACAGGCAAAGAACTGGAGATTATCGTCCCCTTTAAAATCTTCCCGTAAATACTCTACCGGTTCGTGGTACAAGATAGAGGTTTCAGCGGAAGGCATATACAAAATAGACAGGAATCAGCTTAATTCCGTTGGCATTGGCAGAATTGATCCGACTACTATAAAAATTTATAATGGTGGCAGTAAAATGGTTACAAATTTTGGGGACAGTTTGATTGAAATTCCGATATCCATATTACCTGATACAAGTATTCTATTTTATGCTACTGTATTAGCAGGTTACGGGAAAAACGAATCGGAATACTTCAATCCATTTACAAATACAAACATATATTGGTTGACTTACGGAGAATCGCAAGGAAAAAGAGACAGTTTAGAAAGCAGTGGGAGTGGAACAGCAGCGTCATATTTTGGAGACACCCTACATATTGAACAGGACAATGAATGTCCTGCAAAATGTGGATTATCTTGGGTTTGGGAAAGAATCGAAAGGGAACCCGGAACTCATAGTATCGCAAAAAATTATACGTTTAACGCAACGGGAGTTTACAGCACTTCCTGTAATATTACGGTTGCAGTTTACGGATGGTATACAGATATGAGTAGTGGAGCAAAAGAACGTTCAGATACTATGAGACACCGAATAAAAATTTATTTAAATAACACGGAAATAATGGATAAAAAATGGATAGGACCAAATGAATATCCACAAAAAACATTCGAAGGAGTTGCCTCATCTCTAAAAGAAGGACAAAACACATTAAAATTCGAGGTGGTCAAGGATGATTCGTCAACGGATAAAGATATTTTGTTCTTCGATTGGTTTGAAGTACGTTATTCTAAGAGTTACAGAGCCAGTAACGGAGAATTAAAGTTCCACGGTAAAGATAAATTCACAATTACAGATTTTCAAGAAAGTCCAATAATATTCAATATTTCTAATCCATTACATCCTGTTAAAGTTTATGGATCAAGCTTTGCAAATGGAACAGCAGAGTTTTACGGGACCGAAGGAAATTATTATGCAAGTTGCAGATACAAGTCTATTAGCAGCATAAAGACTGAAAGTCCTTATAATTTAAGAAATAAAACTGCAGTTGTAAAAAATATAATAATTTCACCTTCGGATTTTATGGAATATGCGATAAGACTTAAAGACTATAGAAACAATTACGGTATGGCAACGGAAGTAGTTGCTTTGAATGATATTTACAACAACTTTTCATGGGGATTATCCAGCTCTCCTTATGCAATAAAAAACTTTTTAACTTATGCATATGACAACTGGGGCGAACCAGGATATTGTTTACTGCTTGGTGCCGGAACGTTTGCATACAAGTCAGATGTTCCCAAAAACCGTATTCCTGCGAGAGAAGAAGGGTATAAAGTCGGAGAATACGGATATCCGCCTCAAAGCAATTACTGTTGGGACGATTGGTTTACTGACAGAGATTTTGCCATAGGAAGAATTACGGCAAAAAGTAAAGAAGAAGCCAGCAATGCCGTAGATAAACTTATTAAATATGAAACAAGTCAGGGCGTATGGCAGAACAGAGTATTGTTAATATCTGACGATGAATATCCTGACAGGGATATGTTCGTAGCGAATTTAGAGCGATGTGCAAATATGCTTCCAAAAGAATATGATGCATTTAAGGTTTATTCGATGAACTATCCGTTAGAAGGTACTGTTAAACCTAGGGCAGAAAACGATATCATAAGAAACATTGACAAAGGTATGTATATGACGCTTGCATCCGGTCATGGCAATCTTTACCTTTTTTGTCACGAGGTTCTTTTTTACAATCCCCGTGATATTGATGCACTAAATAACAGCGTAAAAAATCCTATCTGGCAATTCTGGTCATGTGGCGTGGGATGTTTTGATAGGATAGATGATGATTGTATGGCCGATTATTTGCAAAAGGTATACAACAAGGGCGCCATTGCTTCTGTAGCGTCAACCAGGACTACAGGTGGTTCTTCAGGTATGGATACTTTACTAATTAGTCTTTTACTTAAGCAGAAATTAAACACATTAGGACAGGGAATGTATGGGCGCAGTCTTGCAAAAGATTTACAAGTAAATGAGAATTTATTTGCAGATCCAGCAACAAGATTGCCTGAAAGGGTTATATCAGTGGAAATAGACTCTTTCTCAAATGTAATCAGAGGCGGTGAAAAATTGATTGTGAAAGGTAAAGCACCTGGAGCTAAATTTGCTTTTATTACCGTCAGGAGTTCCGAATATACTTATACATACAACTATAACAGCATTTCTTATGCTGGCATTACAGGTAGTACAAAATATAAGATGCGGGGAAGAATGCTAATGGGGCCTGACCAAAAACCTTTCCAGCTAATTGATGATATACTTTTCGAAGGTGTTACCGAAGTAAAAAATGGAGTATGGGAACAGGAATTTTTTATCCCGGAACTTGACTCTATTCAGGATACTTTAATTTGTGGGGATCAAGCTAAAATCAGTGTTTTTGCATGGAATGGCAATTTATGTGGCAATACATACAAAGACATATCTGCTAAATGGGGTAAAGGCAATATAAAAGACATAACAGGACCTAAAATTACAATGGCTGCAAATGGCAAAACAATTAAATTAGGAGAACCGGATACTTTCTTTACGGTACCCGGACAATTCACATTTTCAGCCACATTAGAAGATGAATCCGGAATAAATATATTTAACAGAATAACACCCCTTAATCTTGTCCTTGCGCTTAAAATAAAAAGCGGTAAATTATTAGATTTTAATGTGCAACTTGCAGATTATTTTCAATATGATGTTGGAAGTTGTACTCGTGGCAGAGTTTCATATCAACTGGATTTAACTGAAAAAATAGACACACTGGTGTTTCAGGCATCTGATAACTTAGGCAATACAAGTGTCACCACTGCTATATTAAGAATTGAACCTGCAAGCGAACTAACCCTTACAAAAGTTATGAACTTTCCAAATCCTGTGCGAGGAGAACATACGGAATTTCATTTCTTTTTATCAAAACAGTCAAGCGTAACTATAAAAATTTATACTGTTTCCGGCAGGTTTATTAAAACTATCGAATCCGCGGCTTTACTCCCGGGCTCAAACAAAATTTACTGGGACACAAGAGATAAACTCGGAAATAGAGTGGCTAATGGTATCTACATGTATAAAATCAATGCGGTATCAGAGGGGTCTACAAGAGAAGAAATATCTAAAGTTTATAAACTTATGATTCTCAGATAAGTTAAGAAATTAGGGGGATCTATGGATTTTGAATTAAATGCAGATCAAAAAATGTTACAGGAAATGATTCGTAAATTCGCTAAAGCAGAGATAGAACCTATGGCAGCAGAGATAGATAGAGAAGCTAAATTTCCAAAGGGAAATATAAAAAAGCTAGGAAAGTTAGGATTAATGGGAGTTGTAGTGCCTGAAATGTATGGCGGCGCAGGATTTGACTTTTTTTCTCTTGCTATTGTAGTAGAGGAACTTTCAAAGGTTTGTCCTTCCACCGGTGTTATTGTTGCCGTTCATAATGCTCTCATTTGCTATTCTATTTATAATTTTGGAACAGAAGAACAGAAGAAAAAATGGTTACCTTCCCTTTGTAAAGGAGACAAGATAGGTGCCATAGGAATTACTGAACCCAACGCAGGATCAGATGTGGCAGGAATGGAATCAACAGCTGTATTAGATGGAGATAATTATATACTTAACGGGACAAAAAGATTTATTACTAACGCAGGAGAAGCCAGTATTTTCATTATTTTTGCCTACACCAACAAAGAATTAAAACATAAAGGGATAAGTGCTTTTGTAGTAGAACGAGACACCCCCGGATTTACGATAGGAAAACATGAGGATTTAATGGGAATGCGAGGAACTTCTAATTCCGAATTAATGTTTGAGAACGTAAAAATACCAAAAACCAACATTCTTGGCAAAGAAGGAGATGGATTCAAGATTTGTATGCACTTGCTTGATGTATCAAGAATTGACATTGGCGCACAAGCATTAGGCGTTGCAGAAGGGGCTTTTGATACAGCCATAAAATATGCCAAAGAAAGAAAAGTATTTGAGAAACCAATCGCTGAATTCCAGCTAATTCAGGCAATGATTACAGAAATGGCAACACAAATAGAAGCAGCAAGATGGCTTGTTTATTATGCAGCTTATTGTAAAGATAGCGGTATACCTAAATTTTCGCGTTATTCCGCGATGGCAAAATTTTTTGCTTCAGAAACAGCTGTTAATGTATCCAGAAAAGCATTACAAATCCATGGGGGGTATGGATATACAAAAGACTACCCAATTGAACGTTTTTACAGAGATGCTAAGATTTTAGAGATATATGAAGGGACTTCTGAAATACAAAAACTCGTTATTGCAAGAGATATTTTGAAGTAAAGGAGGTGCAATGAAAGAACCAAGAGCTACTATTACTAATATCATTGGTGTTGGAACAATCGTCAACGGAAGACTTAAAGTAGAAGGAAGTATAAGAGTTGATGGAACTGTAGAGGGAAACCTTGATGTTACGGAAGCAATAATTATTGGCAAAACAGGCAAAGTAAGGGGAGATATTCATGCAAAAGAATTTATGCTTGCCGGTAGTATAGATGGAAATATATTCATAGGTGGAAGGGCAGAATTTGGGACAGGTTCAAGACTTAAAGGTGACATAAAATGCAAACAACTTATTATAGAAGAGGGAGTTATGTTTGATGGTAATTGTTCCATGAGCGATAGGGAAATGCAAGCCAAACCTCAATTTTTTAAAGGACAAAGGGAAAGATCAACAGCAGGTGCTATCGATTTAGATTAAAATATGACACAGATTAATTATGCACTTAAGGGGAAAATCACTCCAGAAATAATGGCTGTTGCAAGACAGGAAGGGTTATCTCCTGAAACTATAGCTAAAGGGGTAGCAAACGGTGAAATTGTTATTACTTGCAACTCAAAATACAGTTTAAAACATCCTTGTGGAATTGGCAAAGGGCTGAGAACTAAGATAAATGCAAACATTGGTTCTTCCACAGACTGCTGTGATATTAAATTGGAGAAAAAGAAAGCTCAAGTAGCAAGAGAAGCAGGAGCAGATACGATTATGGATTTATCCACAGGCGGAGATTTAAGAAAATTTAGAAAAATTATTCAGGAGGCTTTTGCCGGACCAATTGGAACAGTCCCCATATACCAGGTAGCCACAGAAACAGTTAAATCCAAAGGGGGAATTGTTTTTATGACTTCTGATGATATTTTCAAAGTCATAGAAGAACAGGCTAAAGATGGAGTAGATTTTATAACCGTACACTGCGGAGTTACAAGAGAAGTATTTGACAGGCTATGTGCTCAAACAAGAATTATGGATATCGTTTCAAGAGGAGCAGCGTTTTTAATCACATGGATGTTAGCAAATAAAAAAGAAAATCCTTTATATGAGCATTTTGACCGTTTACTTGATATTGCATATAAATACGATGTTATTTTATCTCTTGGTGATGGATTCAGACCCGGAGCAATTGGTGATGCAACAGACAGAGCTCAAATTCAAGAACTTCTTATTCTTGGAGAGCTTAAAGAAAGAGCAAATAAAAGAGGAGTACAGGTAATGATAGAGGGGCCCGGACATGTTCCTCTGAATGAAGTAGCAATGAACATACAATTGGAGAAAAAAATATGTCAGGGTGCACCGTTTTATGTTTTAGGGCCAATAGTTACAGACATTGCCCCCGGGTATGATGAAATAACAAGCGCCATAGGTGGAGCAATCGCAGCTTCCGCGGGAGCAGATTTTTTATGCTATGTTACTCCTGCAGAACACGGCGGATTACCCAATATAGAGGAAGTCAGAAGAGGAATAATCGCATCAAAAATTGCAGCACACGCGGGAGACATTGTAAAGGGAATCAAAGGCGCAAAAGAAAGAGACAACGAGCTTTCAAAAGCAAGAAAAAAACTAAATTGGGATAGACAGACAGAATTGGCAATAGACCCCGAAATATTGAAAAAGTTTCGTTTGGAAAGAAAACCAAAAATGTCGGAAGTATGTACTATGTGTGGAGATTATTGCGCAATAAAAATAGTAGAAGATGCAATAAAAAAACATAAATAAACAAAAGGACAGAATGCAAAGAAAAACTAAAATAATAGAAAGTATTGATGGAGAAATTTTTGATATTGAACTATCTGAAGACCTTCTTAAAAAGAATAAAGAAATAGCTAAAGAGAATAAAAAGTTATTGGAAAAACATAATATATTAGCAATTGATATTATGGGAGCAATAGGAGCCGGGAAAACTACTTTAATAACAAAAATAGTAAGTATTTTAAGTAAAAAATACAAAATTGCCGTTCTATGCGGAGACTTAACAACAACTCTTGATGCAGATATTATTAAATCTGCAGGAGCAGAAGTAATTCAGATAAATACGGGGAAAGAATGCCATTTAGATGCCAATCTTGTAAGAAAGGCAATAAAAGAACTTCCTTTAAATAAAATTGATTTATTAATTATTGAAAATGTAGGGAATCTTATATGTCCCGGAGAATTTGTACTCGGAACACACAAAAGAATGGTAGTCGTTTCCGTGACGGAAGGACCTTTTATGGTTGTAAAACATCCTTATATCTTTATGGAAGCTAATATAGGAGTAATTAATAAAATAGAATTGAAAGATGTAATGGGTGTAGAACCTAAAAAATTACAATCTGCTATGAAAAAGATAAAACCCGGTATAAAAGTTTTTGAAACCAGTGCACGAAAAAACATAGGCGTTGAACTTCTCGCCACTTTCATTAGTAAGTTATTAAAATAAAAACTTCTTTAATCACATATACAAAATGCACGAATTCACAATTGCAAAAGAAATTGTTATGCATTTAAATGAATTTAAAAAACGGCAAGATAAGCTAACAATAATTGGTCTAAATATTGAACTTGGAGAATTTACATTTGCAAACGAAGAACAAATTAAGTTCTGGCTAAAAGAATTGCTAAAAAACACAAATAAAACCAATCTTAAGATTAATATAAAAAGAATAAAACCTGTTGTTTATTGTAATAAGTGTGGTTATAGTGGAAATATAAAATTTTCCGCTGACCCTGTATATCATTTTTTATTACCTGATTTGAGATGTAAAAAATGCAATTCCAAGAAGATTGATTTAATAAAAGGGCGGGAGTGTAATCTGAAAAGCGTAAAGGTAAAAAAAATCCCACGAAAAAAGAAAGGCTTACTTTAATTCTGTTTGTGCAAGTTTTTGGTACAGATTTCCTGCTTTTATAAGTTCTTCGTGAGTCCCTTCTTCTATTATTTTACCCTCATTCATAACAATTATGCGATGCATATTCTGGACAGTTGATAATCTGTGTGCTATAACTATTGCAGTCCTGTTTGCAAGTAATTTTTGTATAGCTTCCTGTAATTTAGACTCCGTTACATTATCCAGGTGAGAAGTGGCTTCATCAAATATAAGAATCGGTGGATTTTTATAAAGTGCACGGGCAATTGCCAGTCTTTGCCTTTCTCCTCCCGATAATTTTATTCCCCTCTCCCCTATTACAGTATCATATTTTAGCGGCATCTTGTTAATGAATTCATCTGCATTTGCAAGCTTAGCAGAAGAAACAACTCTATCATAGTCTATGGAAGAAAAACCATAAGCAATATTATTTGCCACAGTATCATTAAATAGGATAGGATCCTGTGTAACAAGCCCAATAAGACTTCGCAATTCTTTAATATATACCTGTTTAATATCAATATCGTCAATTGTAATAAGGCCTTTTGTCGGGTCATAAAACCTAAGCAACAATTCAGTAAGTGTAGATTTCCCTGCCCCGGATGGGCCTACAAGAGCTATATTTTCGCCTTTATCTATTTTTAGCGATATATCACTTAATACAATTTGGGGCGCTTCATAACTAAATTGCACGTTATGAAACTTAATTTGTTTATTAAAATCAAGATGTATAGGGTTAGATATTTCCGTAATAGTGGGTTTAATATCTAAAATTTTATTTATTCTTATTATAGCCTGAGTTCCTTCCTGTAACTTAACATTTGCCATAGGTAATTGCCTTAATGATTCCATAATTGATAAGGCGCAGGCAAGAAAAACAAGAAATCTGTCCGGTGTAAGACTCTTAACAACAAGGATTTCATAACTTCCATAACCTATTATTATACAGGAACCAATAGCCGTTATCATTTCTGCCAAAGGAATTCCTATCAAACCTACTCTTTCAAATTTTAGAGCGGATTTGAGATAACTTTGAGTAGATTTGAAAAACTTGGCTTTCTCAATGGGTTCCGATAAAAAAGCTTTTACTATTTTGATTCCGCCTACAATTTCGCCAAGTAAACTTATAATTTTCCCCATATCTTCCTGAACGTTATTGCTTTTTTCTCTTAATTTTTTGGCAAGTTTATTCAAAATATACCCAAATAAAGGGAAAATTACGATACTTATCAACATAAGATGCCATGATATATAGGCAGCAAAGCAAAGAAAAACGAAAATAAGCAATAATTGCCTTAAATACGCAAGCATTCCATCTTTAATTGAATCACGAATTTTGGATATATCATTGGTTAACCTTGAAATTATTATACCTGTTTTTGTACCGTGGAAATAATCAAGAGAAAGCTTTTCTAAATGAGAATATGTTTTATTTCTTATATCTTTAGTTATATTTTCTTCTACTGATACC includes:
- a CDS encoding T9SS type A sorting domain-containing protein, with the protein product MKNKGLKGIIVGIFLAGILSAEQTKITISNSIGDQILPTVCKGKLSYLVCWVDNRAGTNMDRVYGQIVSEYGMLEGTEFLITLTSGISKPIITFNPTDNKFLVTSFEWNRGFFVSNNGSILDSTDIWMSEEGIYPEAMCFDGDKYFAAFYCTYGANKHKLLGKFFSKDGKSTDDTLITLDEINIPKDISIAFNNNQYLVVWSDALEENYDIRAQLLSKQGKLLSTDLYISYEEWDESSPKVSSDGTNWFVIWEGDCQIKGRIVSQAGQLVDDSAITLIEDKDSYFPSLSFNGDMYIVSTSTINEFNIIMIAQSGKIIRKESFSQNEQVYWTDISADKFGYLTVFGTKNTQDYDLYGMFENTGVYEFPDTNIFRVISNPFVGFSRVSGYTGELQIYDILGRKVETINITNEWTTFGNNLQKGIYFAKPRDNCGIKPFKIVKMR
- a CDS encoding zinc metalloprotease HtpX — translated: MAGMQFKMGLLVIILFSIVFGIVSLVAYTMGITSFYFYLMISVIFMLIQYLISPKLVEWGMRVKYVTPQEAPDLHSMITELSARAGIPKPRVGIAQIALPNAFAFGRWTSDGRVCVTQGIMNLLSKDELRAVLAHEISHLKNRDVLTITLLSVIPIILYRIAWHTMFFGGGRRSENNNGGAIALVGFISFLFYLITNLLVLYASRIREYFADYGSVKLGNRPSALASALYKLVYGSARTSKEGIKEVEGLKAFFANDPSRAFEEFNELKQLDLDKSGTIDESEMEKLRRGSIKIGFGAKTMEVFSTHPNMLKRIQKLATYERIN
- a CDS encoding Trm112 family protein; amino-acid sequence: MLDDKLLEILACPKCKGDLEYDKKNNKLLCHKCKLGYRVEDDIPIMLIDEAEKLIDSK
- a CDS encoding DUF3857 domain-containing protein, with product MKKLYSLVCISLFLGCAGRTNIPSALIQDVTQNKYSEANGVVIFDSTDVKLEGTGKAVYNYHKMVKILSTYGKKKFGEVEFSYVPKFMDVKIEFARLINKEGKIINVSPSEIKDIPFVPMNSEGSGSKMFLSDIRMVKIIFPQIDIGVTIEYKFKITINKPFMKDRFTDVAYFEGDEPVLEKTYRIECPNEIKIKYLVKNGKLNASQEFSKNSIIYNWSQKDIAKILPEPLMPDLSQVATTLIISNIPTWEKVSKWYYDLSVPSLGLNDEIKSKVKELTDTLKTQDLKIHALFDFVSTKIRYLRTEAVSMDKGFEPALATLTFERKWGVCRDKAALLVAMLKEIGVESNIVLLNVSYRTAKEIPTYLFEHAIVAIPKDGKYYYLDPTVEYTMDYFPVMEQNREVLVCDSIGKDLGFAPYENLENNKMITDLKGTLDKNGALKAQLTMSAKGFMDMALRGLRFIPKEQVKQVFEQMIKAYSTQAQLDSFDISEAEDLSAPIKIKLLYSIPEYALKKGNELYIVNAGAATSIGGDLSGMGSPWGLEQRKHPIDFRVPIMGNGTQTLSIPQGYKVKKPRKGFSFESKYLRINFTEKVSGGKLISTSEFCILEPFIPVEKYKELKQVMTDVEQYGKQEIVLIKK